GCCTTGGCGAGTCTGCCGATTTCGGAATCGTCGGTAAAGCGGTTCGATTTCGTGAGCTTGACGACAAAGTTGCGCGTCGTGTTTTCGGGTTTGAGAATTTCGCCGAGAACGGCCCCCGCTTCGACGGAAGGCAACTGGTACGGGTCGCCCAGCACGAAGATTCTTGAACCTTCTTGGATGGCTTGCAAGAATGCAGCGAAAAGCGAGATGTCTATCATGCTCGCTTCGTCGATGACGAAGATGGAATTTTTGCCGAACGGATTCTTTTTGTTGTAGCGGTATCCCCCGTCGTTGGGGGTGTACTTGAGCATCCTGTGAATCGTGCTGCTTTCGAGGTTGCTTAACTTGTTTAAAATGTCGGCGTGGTTTTCCCTTTCGTTAGGCTCAATTTCGCCCAGGCTCCCGACAAGGCTTTCGCGCATGCGGTCGGCCGCTTTGCCACTCGGTGCGGCGAGATAGATTTCGTAGTCGAGATATTCCGGGTGGGATTCCAGCATGCACCAAAGGATGTACAGCACGACGGTTGTCTTTCCGGTGCCCGGCCCGCCTGTGATGATGAGGTTTTCGCTTTGCCCGCGGATAATGGCTTCGGCTTGTTCCCGGTTCACGAGGAATTTGCCTTCGGGGTTACTTTTGTTTGCAAACCGGAGATTCTTCGTGTGGATTTGGGCGATTTTTTCGATGCAGCTCGCGATTGCCGATTCTGATGGAGTGGATCCGTCGGTGAATAGCGTTGTGGCGGTGCGCTCAATGATGCGCTTTGCTTCAAAGTATTTCGCGATGTACAGGTAGGTGGTGTTGCCAGACTTGCTTGCGACAAAAAGTTTGGAATTGACATCGTCGAAGACTTCGCTGTCTTCAGGTTTCCAGTCAATGATGCTTTCGAACTTTTGCTTAAGAATGGCGGCGATGGCGCTTTCGATAATCGGCTTGAACTCGCTGGCGTCGCTGAATTTTCCGGCTTCGAATTCAATGGAATCGGTGTCGTAAAGTTTGAGTAGCCCGTTCCATTTCTGTGCCCATTTGTTGTAGAATGAGTCGGTATCCAGAGCGAATTGTGTGTTGCCGTCGTCTTGCAGCGAAAGGACAAGGTAGAGGAATTTCTGCACGCATTCCGGGAGGTTCGGCTCCGCTTGCGTTATAAACCGGTGCAGGTGTACATTGATGGGGGCGATGACTTGGCTCATTGTTCGTCCTCCACGGTTTCTTTGCGTTTGCGCATGAGCTTGCGGATGTTGCTGTAGGATTTTTGCAGCGCATCAAAATTTTCCCAAGTATGCGCGTAGATGCCGTTTTCGGTGCCTGCCTTGCAGCCGCGCAGAAATACGTAATACATTCCACCGAAGAACTTGTCGTAAATTTCGGATTCCGTGAGCGGGGTGTTGCTGTTGCCACTGTTGCCTGCTCCGTAGAACTGCTTGAGCCACTTGATGAGACAGTAGCTGTAGAGTACGCGTTGAACGGAGTAGTCTTCGTCTACTTTTTTCTGTATGCTTGCTGGGCTGTAATCGCCGTCTGCCATGACGTCGGATTTCCAGTCGACGATGGAGAATCGCAGTTGTCCCTGTGTGTCGTGGCGCATGAACACTAGGTCAATAAATCCCTTGCAGATGCTTTGCAGGTATTCGCTTGCTTCACCGTTGTCGTCGGTGGTGGCGTTCAGGTTGAACTGGACTTCGGCTTTTCGGCTGTTGTCGTCGAGGCTCGTCAACTTGAAACTCGCTCCGCTTCTGTGTCCAGCTTCGATAGCGGGCAGGCTTGCATTCAGCGTGTTCCAAACGATATCGAGCGTGTGGCGAGTCCATTCGTCCTTGTGGTCCCAAATGGGCAGGGACTGCTTCTTGAACGTTTCCTCCACGAGCATTGAAAGCTCTGCGGAGCCGTACATGGATTCTGCATTCTCGTGGCTCAAGCCAATTTCTTTGAACTTGCTGAGTTCAAAAATTTCGTGGAGTGCGTTACCGATTTTTGAACCGCGCGGGTATTTGATTTCGGCTTCGATTTGCGAAGCGTCGGGCCCGATATCTTCGCCTGCGTAATAGTTTGCCTCGGCACTTCCTTCTTTGTCAAGGTTTGCCTCTTCGTCGATGCTGAGCGAGGATTCTTTTTTGCCGGCAAGTGTGCTGTAGGAATGTTGCATGATGCCGAGACGGGCAACCTCTTTTTGCAATGCCTGGATATGCTCTTTTTGTTTGCTTTCTGCGTCAAGCCCTTCTTCGCTTTGCTCCCCGAGCAATTCTTTTGCGGTCGCAAGAATGTTGTCTTGAATGTTGCTCTTTAATAGACGTTCGGTCGGAATGTCCCATTCTTTTGCTGTTCCCATGATCTCAAAGAGATTTTCGTTCTTTTCATCGGAACAGAAACTCTTCAGGGAATTGGCGAGGAAGCGGAAATCTTCTTTGGGGGTGTCGCCCTCATCGTACCAGTTTGCATAGCGGGGGAGCACTAATATTGAGGATGCTCGAGTGAAGTCGACATAAAAGAGTCTTGACCATTCTTCCAGTTCCTCGGCTTGGCGGGCATTCTTTGCGTTTTGTCCGTAGCCTAGGTGGATGGAATCGCTTTCATGGTACAGGTATGGCCCGTCCGTGTTTTTGTTCAGTTGTTTAAACCCTGCGACCGAAATGACAACGGGGAATTCTAGACCTTTGGACGCGTGAATTGTCATGACTTGGACGGCGTCAAAATCTGAGCCCTTCGCGACAAGGTTGCTGTCCTGATCGTCGGCATCGCCCGAAGAAATGGAGAGATTTTGCAGATGCCGGATAAGGTCGTCTAAAGTGCAACTATGGTTGTACAGGTAGTTGATGGCGTAATTCCCGATTTGGCGGAGCTTCGTGAATTCCTGTAACTTGCTCAAATCAGAAAGGCGCTTTTCCACTTCACTTTCGGCGTAGATGCTTTCTTGCATTTCGGCAAAGCGGCGTTCGCTCGCGAGTTCTTTCCAGTGGCATATCATCTGCCGTGGCTTGCTGAACGGGTCATCGAAAAATTCACTTTCCACATCGCTCAAGGCTACAGCGAAAAAGTCGGTAATCAACACTTCGTTCAAAATGCGCCTGTTCCATGCCGAAAAATCGGTGGCATTGATTGCCTTGAACAGCGAAATCCATTCGGCACATTCACGCCCGTAAAAAAGATTGCTGTCTTTATAACGCGTGAAGGGAACACCGGCGAGTTTCATGCAGGTCTCAATATTTTCCATCTCGCTTCTGGAGCGCGCGAGAACGGCGAAATCCTTGAATGTCACGTTGCGGTAGATGTCTTCGCTGTTTTTGGGATTCTTGTTGAAAACTCGTAGTTTTGTCCGCTTGCCTTCTTTTGAATCGACAAATGTGCAGCAGTCAATAATTTTTTCAACGCAAGTTTGTGCAAAATTAGTGCTGTTGACGCTATTTTCAGATATCCAGAAGGGTGCGATATCATCCCAGGAATCTGTTTTTGCATCGTAGAATTTTGCATCCGGTTTCTGGAGTGCTTTTGCTTTCGGATTGTCGCCGGGTTTGTTGCCGGGTGCATAGGAGCGTTTGAATTCTACACTGTTGCCAAAGAAATCCTTACATTCAAAGAGGTTGTTGCATGCCTCGATAACGGAGTTCGTGGAACGATAGTTGTGTTCCAAGTCCTTGCGGTTGCCAATCTCTTGGGTGGCCTTGTGGTAAACGTTTACATCGGCACCTTGGAAACTGTAGATGGATTGCTTGGGGTCGCCCACCACGAAAATGGAATGGTTGTTGGCTTTCAGGAAAATTTCCTTGAAAATGTCCCATTGCAGCTGGTTCGTGTCTTGGAATTCGTCGATGATGGCGTAGCGGTATTGTTCGCGGAGTCTGTTGCAAAGCTCGCTTTCTGCCCCGTTTTCACCCTTCTTGAGGACGGCGCTGTGGACGGAGAGAATCATGTCGTTGAACGACTGCTCTTTGTTTTCGTTCTTGAACTTTTGCCATTCGTTGAAAAGCGGTTTTATCTGGCTGTAAAGGAATTTCTGGATTTGTGCCTGGAGAATCGTGTTGGGCAAATCGTTAAACTTATCCTTGAAATTCTTGAAGAACAGGAAGGCGTTGTAAGCTTCGTCAGGCCACGCCTCAATCGTTTTCGTGGTTGAGAAAGTCTTTCCGTTGAACAATGCTTTCCCGTTGGTCCATTCCTTGAGCGCATTGATGAAATCGCTGACTTTGTTTTTGCCGGTTTTGGTAAAACTGAGGTCGGAATACTTTTCCAAGGTGGCCAAATTATCGGCAATTTCTTTGTTGCTTAACAGGTCGGCAAAATTTTCCGGGATTGTTTCGAATGGACTTTCTTCGGCGTTGTCGAGGCCGATGGTTTCCTTCCCGTCGGCGGTTTCTCCTTTGTACATGTTGATTGCCGAGGAGAGCCTATCCGTGAGCGATTCTTCGAGCGAGTCTGCTGCCGGAGCGTTTTGCAGAATCGTCTGGTAGAGTTTGTTGCTAGGCCATTTGTCGCGTGCCCAAGCGCTTATCATCGCCTTTACTTCTTTGTCGTCGACCATGGCGAGGTCGAATGGACGCCCCGCTTCGTAGGCGTATTCCTTCAGTGCTTTTTGGCAGAAGGAATGGATTGTGAAA
This genomic window from uncultured Fibrobacter sp. contains:
- the recD gene encoding exodeoxyribonuclease V subunit alpha, whose protein sequence is MSQVIAPINVHLHRFITQAEPNLPECVQKFLYLVLSLQDDGNTQFALDTDSFYNKWAQKWNGLLKLYDTDSIEFEAGKFSDASEFKPIIESAIAAILKQKFESIIDWKPEDSEVFDDVNSKLFVASKSGNTTYLYIAKYFEAKRIIERTATTLFTDGSTPSESAIASCIEKIAQIHTKNLRFANKSNPEGKFLVNREQAEAIIRGQSENLIITGGPGTGKTTVVLYILWCMLESHPEYLDYEIYLAAPSGKAADRMRESLVGSLGEIEPNERENHADILNKLSNLESSTIHRMLKYTPNDGGYRYNKKNPFGKNSIFVIDEASMIDISLFAAFLQAIQEGSRIFVLGDPYQLPSVEAGAVLGEILKPENTTRNFVVKLTKSNRFTDDSEIGRLAKAIQNQADIPFESGDAVKFINATTGTKKEEENATAVLVNEWVKDFAEMPALAEAASKEMDLEDKPACNRLWELSLQKRILSAERRGPRGVEKLNQAACKRIRQQYAKASGNPTSPANQYFPGEILILTRNQSMYKLYNGDTGIVIFKDGRPYLMIKRERFEFYPLSLLPADAIEPAFAITIHKSQGSEYNHVMMFLPTREGHPLLTNQILYTGITRAKKTVTIIASEQAFHAACTTTTQRDTGIRL
- a CDS encoding UvrD-helicase domain-containing protein, whose product is MSIEKIIDPRKNLFIEASAGTGKTYTIQQVVAQLVDEGCPLKKILIVTYTEKAAGELRDRIRKKMEEVLDAEGTDRITAEKFEKALRDVDNAAIFTIHSFCQKALKEYAYEAGRPFDLAMVDDKEVKAMISAWARDKWPSNKLYQTILQNAPAADSLEESLTDRLSSAINMYKGETADGKETIGLDNAEESPFETIPENFADLLSNKEIADNLATLEKYSDLSFTKTGKNKVSDFINALKEWTNGKALFNGKTFSTTKTIEAWPDEAYNAFLFFKNFKDKFNDLPNTILQAQIQKFLYSQIKPLFNEWQKFKNENKEQSFNDMILSVHSAVLKKGENGAESELCNRLREQYRYAIIDEFQDTNQLQWDIFKEIFLKANNHSIFVVGDPKQSIYSFQGADVNVYHKATQEIGNRKDLEHNYRSTNSVIEACNNLFECKDFFGNSVEFKRSYAPGNKPGDNPKAKALQKPDAKFYDAKTDSWDDIAPFWISENSVNSTNFAQTCVEKIIDCCTFVDSKEGKRTKLRVFNKNPKNSEDIYRNVTFKDFAVLARSRSEMENIETCMKLAGVPFTRYKDSNLFYGRECAEWISLFKAINATDFSAWNRRILNEVLITDFFAVALSDVESEFFDDPFSKPRQMICHWKELASERRFAEMQESIYAESEVEKRLSDLSKLQEFTKLRQIGNYAINYLYNHSCTLDDLIRHLQNLSISSGDADDQDSNLVAKGSDFDAVQVMTIHASKGLEFPVVISVAGFKQLNKNTDGPYLYHESDSIHLGYGQNAKNARQAEELEEWSRLFYVDFTRASSILVLPRYANWYDEGDTPKEDFRFLANSLKSFCSDEKNENLFEIMGTAKEWDIPTERLLKSNIQDNILATAKELLGEQSEEGLDAESKQKEHIQALQKEVARLGIMQHSYSTLAGKKESSLSIDEEANLDKEGSAEANYYAGEDIGPDASQIEAEIKYPRGSKIGNALHEIFELSKFKEIGLSHENAESMYGSAELSMLVEETFKKQSLPIWDHKDEWTRHTLDIVWNTLNASLPAIEAGHRSGASFKLTSLDDNSRKAEVQFNLNATTDDNGEASEYLQSICKGFIDLVFMRHDTQGQLRFSIVDWKSDVMADGDYSPASIQKKVDEDYSVQRVLYSYCLIKWLKQFYGAGNSGNSNTPLTESEIYDKFFGGMYYVFLRGCKAGTENGIYAHTWENFDALQKSYSNIRKLMRKRKETVEDEQ